A single window of Oerskovia paurometabola DNA harbors:
- a CDS encoding dihydrodipicolinate synthase family protein, translating into MGSVVDAMKPESLALLRAGTVIPAQPLALTADRRFDERRQRALTRYYHAAGAGGVAVGVHTTQFEIRDVGLYRPVLEMAAEVSRETLGGHAPAGSTVTDPRPLVQVAGAAGPTAQAVTEAQVAAELGYDAVLLAPRVAGLGGTREEVERYLLDRARAVGEVLPVIGFYLQEAIGGPRLSVDFWRELASIEAVVAVKAAPFDRYRTIDVLRGVAESGRADQISLYTGNDDAIIADLVSEVDVPVAGSASPYTARFVGGLLGQWAVWTRGAVETLRLAQAARGVTSDGTLTVPDDAALRLLVARQTGLTDANAAVFDSANDFAGVIAGVHEVLRRQGLLEGIWCLDPAETLSPGQADELTRVTAAYPWLGASDDAFIAEHLDAWLG; encoded by the coding sequence ATGGGCTCGGTGGTCGACGCCATGAAGCCCGAGTCGCTCGCGCTCCTGCGCGCCGGCACGGTCATCCCGGCCCAGCCGCTCGCGCTGACCGCGGACCGCCGCTTCGACGAGCGCCGCCAGCGCGCCCTGACGCGGTACTACCACGCGGCCGGGGCGGGCGGCGTGGCCGTGGGCGTGCACACGACGCAGTTCGAGATCCGCGACGTCGGGCTCTACCGGCCCGTGCTCGAGATGGCGGCCGAGGTCTCGCGCGAGACGCTGGGTGGGCACGCGCCCGCAGGGTCCACGGTCACCGACCCGCGCCCGCTCGTCCAGGTCGCCGGAGCCGCGGGCCCCACGGCCCAGGCCGTGACCGAGGCGCAGGTCGCGGCCGAGCTCGGCTACGACGCGGTGCTCCTCGCACCTCGTGTCGCGGGGCTCGGCGGCACGCGCGAGGAGGTCGAGCGCTACCTGCTCGACCGCGCGAGGGCGGTAGGCGAGGTCCTGCCCGTGATCGGCTTCTACCTCCAGGAGGCGATCGGCGGGCCGCGGCTCTCGGTCGACTTCTGGCGCGAGCTCGCGTCGATCGAGGCCGTGGTGGCCGTCAAGGCCGCGCCGTTCGACCGGTACCGGACGATCGACGTGCTGCGCGGCGTGGCCGAGTCCGGCCGCGCCGACCAGATCTCGCTCTACACGGGCAACGACGACGCGATCATCGCCGACCTGGTCTCCGAGGTCGACGTCCCGGTCGCGGGGAGCGCGAGCCCGTACACCGCGCGCTTCGTCGGCGGCCTGCTCGGCCAGTGGGCCGTGTGGACGCGGGGTGCGGTCGAGACCCTGCGCCTCGCGCAGGCCGCGCGCGGCGTCACGTCCGACGGCACGCTCACCGTGCCCGACGACGCGGCCCTGCGCCTCCTGGTCGCCCGTCAGACCGGGCTCACCGACGCCAACGCCGCGGTGTTCGACTCCGCGAACGACTTCGCGGGCGTCATCGCGGGGGTGCACGAGGTCCTGCGCCGCCAGGGTCTGCTCGAGGGCATCTGGTGCCTCGACCCCGCCGAGACGTTGTCGCCCGGGCAGGCCGACGAGCTCACGCGCGTCACGGCCGCGTACCCGTGGCTCGGTGCGTCGGACGACGCGTTCATCGCCGAGCACCTCGACGCGTGGCTGGGATGA
- a CDS encoding copper resistance CopC/CopD family protein produces MNVARVLRGVTAVVVSAVAGVVLMLASASPAAAHAVIVDSDPRDGSVVEDSPALLTLTFNEPVQVPPGGVALLDAAGTAVAVTPTAVDSRVEIAVPAVLDDGTYVVSWRVTSGDTHPVAGAFTFSVGAPSDTVAAVPEPSTSAAVSTLRRASQALVYVGTLGVAGLVVFELLLLDATPGAMPVLRRRLDRTRRGLAVLAGAGLLVSVPVTAVWQAGRAAGALLEPEVWTAALGSESALAALLGLVGLVVATIFCPRAGRATRRRWPVPLALGTAALAATSLTVVGHTRTFGPAWLVLGADVLHVAAGSVWFGGIVGLCLLLARSSGASAQRSARTVLRFSTVGAWLVLALALSGVLLAWRILGSLDALVTTGYGRTLLVKVALALSLVAIAAWNRYGLVPHVAEGPEGRLRLRRTVVAEASVLTVLLVVTGVLVSQSPVEARTRVPVEAQSTAPAQEFDEPLGSGSLQARVTPGALGINSLELTVLDADGAPFDPVALPEVGLTQPELGIGPFTPTVTRTGTGTYLASIDLPMAGAWDVTVGVRTSKYENPVVTLPVEVSP; encoded by the coding sequence ATGAACGTCGCCCGCGTCCTGCGCGGGGTGACGGCGGTCGTGGTGTCGGCCGTGGCCGGGGTGGTGCTGATGCTCGCGTCAGCGTCCCCGGCCGCGGCCCACGCCGTGATCGTCGACAGCGATCCTCGGGACGGCTCCGTCGTCGAGGACTCCCCCGCCCTGCTGACCCTCACTTTCAACGAACCCGTACAGGTGCCGCCCGGCGGCGTCGCGCTGCTCGACGCCGCGGGGACGGCCGTGGCCGTCACGCCCACGGCGGTCGACTCCCGCGTGGAGATCGCGGTGCCCGCTGTGCTCGACGACGGCACGTACGTCGTGAGCTGGCGCGTCACGTCCGGGGACACCCACCCGGTCGCGGGGGCGTTCACGTTCTCGGTCGGAGCACCGAGCGACACCGTCGCCGCGGTCCCCGAGCCCTCGACGTCGGCGGCGGTCTCGACGCTGCGGCGGGCGTCCCAGGCGCTCGTCTACGTCGGGACGCTCGGGGTGGCCGGCCTCGTGGTCTTCGAGCTCCTGCTGCTCGACGCGACCCCGGGGGCCATGCCCGTGCTCCGGCGTCGGCTCGACCGCACGCGCCGGGGGCTCGCGGTCCTCGCCGGGGCGGGGCTGCTCGTCTCGGTACCGGTCACGGCCGTGTGGCAGGCGGGCCGCGCGGCCGGAGCGCTCCTGGAGCCGGAGGTCTGGACCGCGGCCCTGGGGTCCGAGTCGGCCCTGGCCGCGCTCCTCGGCCTGGTGGGACTGGTCGTCGCGACCATCTTCTGCCCCCGGGCGGGCCGGGCGACGCGTCGGCGGTGGCCCGTCCCGCTCGCGCTCGGCACTGCCGCGCTGGCCGCGACCTCGCTGACGGTCGTGGGGCACACCCGGACGTTCGGCCCGGCGTGGCTCGTCCTCGGTGCCGACGTGCTGCACGTGGCCGCGGGGTCCGTGTGGTTCGGCGGGATCGTGGGGCTGTGCCTGCTGCTCGCGCGCTCCTCGGGGGCGTCTGCCCAGCGCTCGGCGCGCACGGTCCTGCGCTTCTCGACCGTGGGCGCGTGGCTCGTCCTCGCGCTCGCCCTGAGCGGCGTGCTGCTGGCCTGGCGCATCCTCGGCTCGCTCGACGCGCTGGTGACCACCGGGTACGGCCGGACGCTCCTGGTCAAGGTCGCCCTTGCGCTGAGCCTCGTGGCGATCGCGGCGTGGAACCGGTACGGGTTGGTCCCGCACGTCGCGGAGGGTCCCGAGGGCCGTCTGCGTCTGCGCCGGACGGTCGTTGCCGAGGCGTCTGTCCTGACGGTGCTGCTGGTCGTGACCGGGGTGCTCGTCTCCCAGAGCCCGGTCGAGGCGCGGACCCGGGTCCCCGTCGAGGCGCAGAGCACTGCGCCCGCCCAGGAGTTCGACGAACCCCTCGGGTCCGGGTCGCTCCAGGCCAGGGTCACGCCGGGCGCGCTCGGCATCAACTCGCTCGAGCTGACCGTGCTCGACGCCGACGGCGCCCCGTTCGACCCCGTCGCGCTCCCCGAGGTGGGGCTCACGCAGCCCGAGCTGGGCATCGGCCCCTTCACGCCCACCGTCACACGGACCGGCACCGGGACCTACCTGGCCTCGATCGACCTGCCGATGGCCGGGGCGTGGGACGTCACGGTCGGCGTCCGCACCTCGAAGTACGAGAACCCGGTCGTCACGCTTCCCGTGGAGGTCTCCCCATGA
- a CDS encoding ABC transporter substrate-binding protein, with protein sequence MTMPKKHVVTALAAITALGALTACGGGDAAGGSTPVPSDGAASGSVTMWTYPVIADEAAHKAFWDEQIAEFTKENPDVDVKVEIYPWAGRDETLATGIAGGKGPDVVYLIPDQLPKYAKSLAAVDNYITDNTGDLRENAAKSVSIDGAMMGAPLIMNSKPLVCNAAAFDAIGESGNYPATWDDLMTLAPKFKDAGYDVTNYWGAVDATLNESFYPLLWQAGGSVFSEDGTEVAFDSPEGVEALQFVTDLAEGGFVEKDLLTTIPAFEQTRTAQGKIACTWQQGPGDVASFWGEENTVVLPSLKQAESIGYGTVGSLALMKKAENLDAAGKWLAFATRPEASAEYAKAAGWFTPYTSQTGLYGDDATMAALEATLDATTSGDLNEKSREVMGILAPEIQAALIGQKTPEQAMKDAAAAANPLLG encoded by the coding sequence ATGACCATGCCGAAGAAGCACGTGGTGACCGCTCTCGCAGCGATCACCGCCCTCGGCGCTCTCACGGCCTGTGGCGGCGGCGACGCGGCCGGCGGCTCGACCCCCGTCCCCTCGGACGGCGCGGCCTCGGGGTCCGTCACCATGTGGACCTACCCCGTCATCGCGGACGAGGCGGCCCACAAGGCGTTCTGGGACGAGCAGATCGCCGAGTTCACCAAGGAGAACCCGGACGTCGACGTCAAGGTCGAGATCTACCCGTGGGCGGGTCGCGACGAGACGCTCGCGACGGGCATCGCGGGCGGCAAGGGCCCCGACGTCGTCTACCTCATCCCGGACCAGCTCCCGAAGTACGCGAAGTCCCTCGCGGCGGTCGACAACTACATCACGGACAACACGGGCGACCTGCGCGAGAACGCCGCGAAGTCCGTGAGCATCGACGGGGCCATGATGGGCGCGCCGCTGATCATGAACTCGAAGCCGCTCGTGTGCAACGCCGCAGCGTTCGACGCGATCGGCGAGTCGGGCAACTACCCGGCCACCTGGGACGACCTGATGACCTTGGCCCCGAAGTTCAAGGACGCCGGGTACGACGTCACGAACTACTGGGGCGCGGTCGACGCGACGCTCAACGAGTCCTTCTACCCGCTGCTGTGGCAGGCGGGCGGCTCGGTGTTCTCCGAGGACGGCACGGAGGTCGCGTTCGACTCCCCCGAGGGCGTCGAGGCGCTCCAGTTCGTCACGGACCTCGCCGAGGGCGGCTTCGTCGAGAAGGACCTGCTGACGACCATCCCGGCGTTCGAGCAGACCCGCACGGCGCAGGGCAAGATCGCCTGCACGTGGCAGCAGGGCCCCGGCGACGTCGCGAGCTTCTGGGGCGAGGAGAACACGGTCGTGCTCCCCTCCCTCAAGCAGGCCGAGTCGATCGGCTACGGCACGGTCGGCTCGCTGGCCCTCATGAAGAAGGCCGAGAACCTGGACGCGGCGGGCAAGTGGCTCGCGTTCGCGACGCGCCCCGAGGCGTCGGCCGAGTACGCGAAGGCGGCCGGCTGGTTCACGCCGTACACCTCGCAGACGGGCCTGTACGGCGACGACGCGACCATGGCCGCGCTCGAGGCCACGCTCGACGCCACGACCTCCGGCGACCTCAACGAGAAGTCGCGCGAGGTCATGGGCATCCTCGCCCCGGAGATCCAGGCCGCGCTCATCGGCCAGAAGACCCCTGAGCAGGCCATGAAGGACGCGGCCGCTGCCGCGAACCCGCTCCTCGGCTGA
- a CDS encoding carbohydrate ABC transporter permease, protein MTATTPSGDVLGPGLEGSVPDGAASVARSTSGGPSGPSKGTRPTGPSAFRRTMARREARIGLLFALPAFLLFLAFRFGPAIAGVGLSFFEYTIGGTAEWTGLDNFERMVNDPIFWSAMRVTLILSVLIVPLSLAISTFMALLVRRSFRGSGFYRSVFFLPVVTSLVLAATVFTWVFSTGGPWSQLMGLIGLSTDSWLGSTTLVLPALALVSIWSRFGYGMLILLARMQDLPRELEEAAALDGANAWHRFWHIIMPQLKPTLFFLAVIETTASFQIFDLVYTMTGGGPARASYSLVYQIYDQGFKYFDLGYASTLGVALFIITIVVALVQRRLIGRDK, encoded by the coding sequence ATGACAGCAACCACCCCGTCCGGAGACGTCCTCGGGCCAGGTCTCGAGGGCTCCGTGCCCGACGGCGCCGCGTCCGTCGCGCGTTCCACGTCCGGTGGGCCCTCGGGCCCGTCGAAGGGGACCCGCCCGACAGGACCATCAGCGTTTCGCCGCACCATGGCCCGCCGCGAGGCACGGATCGGCCTGCTCTTCGCGCTCCCGGCCTTCCTGCTCTTCCTCGCGTTCCGCTTCGGTCCGGCGATCGCGGGCGTGGGGCTGAGCTTCTTCGAGTACACGATCGGCGGCACCGCCGAGTGGACCGGCCTCGACAACTTCGAGCGCATGGTCAACGACCCGATCTTCTGGTCCGCGATGCGCGTGACCCTGATCCTCAGCGTCCTGATCGTGCCGTTGTCGCTCGCGATCTCGACCTTCATGGCGCTGCTGGTCCGCCGCTCGTTCCGCGGCTCGGGCTTCTACCGCTCGGTGTTCTTCCTGCCGGTCGTCACGAGCCTCGTGCTCGCCGCGACGGTGTTCACCTGGGTCTTCTCGACGGGCGGCCCGTGGTCGCAGCTCATGGGACTGATCGGCCTGTCGACCGACTCGTGGCTGGGGAGCACGACCCTGGTCCTGCCGGCCCTGGCGCTCGTGTCGATCTGGTCGCGCTTCGGGTACGGGATGCTCATCCTCCTGGCCCGCATGCAGGACCTGCCGCGTGAGCTCGAGGAGGCCGCGGCGCTCGACGGCGCGAACGCCTGGCACCGGTTCTGGCACATCATCATGCCGCAGCTCAAGCCGACGCTGTTCTTCCTGGCGGTCATCGAGACCACGGCGTCGTTCCAGATCTTCGACCTGGTCTACACCATGACGGGCGGCGGGCCCGCCCGCGCGAGCTACAGCCTCGTCTACCAGATCTACGACCAGGGCTTCAAGTACTTCGACCTCGGCTACGCCAGCACGCTCGGCGTAGCGCTGTTCATCATCACCATCGTCGTTGCGCTGGTGCAGCGTCGCCTCATCGGGAGGGACAAGTGA
- a CDS encoding Gfo/Idh/MocA family protein, whose translation MTVALVGAGNRGQTYARWIAAHPDRARLVAVADPRPFQRSLVSDGAASANPDAAPVAQFADWEDLVAAGNPARLADMVIVATQDREHRDPVVALAAQGYAILVEKPLAPSAEECRDVVDAVEASGVLFGVCHVMRYMPYTDLMKSVVDSGVLGEIVNVQHLEPVGWWHDAHSYVRGPWRSEKTSSPMLLAKSSHDLDWIRYVTGKRIQTVASFGSLKHFRPQERPAGAADRCLDCPLEPTCPYSAPRLYLGTLREKGAIWPVTVVTDGTDEASVVEALRTGDYGRCVYASDNDVVDHQVVAMELEGGGAATFTMTAFSEQDHRKTQIFGTHGCLDGDGEKIRVTDFRDGSVTVHDSGHHGATNAADDHGGGDSGVMDAFVRAVATGDPSHVRSGAVESLQSHLAVFAAEESRHSRTVVEVPAR comes from the coding sequence GTGACCGTCGCCCTCGTGGGCGCCGGCAACCGTGGTCAGACCTACGCACGCTGGATCGCCGCGCACCCCGACCGTGCGCGCCTGGTCGCGGTCGCAGACCCGCGCCCGTTCCAGCGGTCCCTCGTGAGCGACGGCGCGGCCTCGGCGAACCCCGACGCCGCCCCCGTCGCACAGTTCGCGGACTGGGAGGACCTGGTCGCAGCGGGCAACCCGGCCCGCCTCGCCGACATGGTCATCGTCGCGACGCAGGACCGCGAGCACCGCGACCCGGTCGTGGCCCTCGCCGCCCAGGGCTACGCGATCCTGGTCGAGAAGCCGCTCGCGCCGAGCGCCGAGGAGTGCCGCGACGTCGTCGACGCGGTCGAGGCCTCGGGCGTCCTGTTCGGCGTGTGCCACGTCATGCGCTACATGCCGTACACGGACCTCATGAAGTCGGTCGTGGACTCGGGCGTCCTGGGCGAGATCGTCAACGTGCAGCACCTGGAGCCGGTCGGCTGGTGGCACGACGCGCACTCCTACGTGCGTGGCCCGTGGCGCTCGGAGAAGACGTCGAGCCCCATGCTGCTCGCCAAGTCGAGCCACGACCTGGACTGGATCCGGTACGTCACGGGCAAGCGCATCCAGACCGTCGCGAGCTTCGGCTCGCTCAAGCACTTCCGTCCGCAGGAGCGCCCGGCGGGTGCTGCGGACCGCTGCCTGGACTGCCCGCTCGAACCGACGTGCCCGTACTCGGCACCCCGCCTGTACCTCGGCACGCTGCGCGAGAAGGGCGCGATCTGGCCCGTCACGGTCGTCACGGACGGCACGGACGAGGCGTCGGTGGTCGAGGCCCTGCGCACGGGCGACTACGGGAGGTGCGTCTACGCGTCCGACAACGACGTCGTGGACCACCAGGTCGTCGCGATGGAGCTCGAGGGCGGCGGTGCGGCGACGTTCACCATGACGGCGTTCTCGGAGCAGGACCACCGCAAGACGCAGATCTTCGGGACGCACGGCTGCCTCGACGGCGACGGCGAGAAGATCCGGGTCACCGACTTCCGGGACGGCTCGGTCACGGTCCACGACTCGGGGCACCACGGCGCGACCAACGCGGCCGACGACCACGGCGGCGGCGACTCGGGCGTCATGGACGCGTTCGTGCGCGCCGTCGCGACGGGCGACCCGAGCCACGTCCGGTCGGGCGCGGTCGAGTCCCTCCAGAGCCACCTCGCCGTGTTCGCGGCCGAGGAGTCGCGGCACTCACGCACCGTCGTCGAGGTCCCGGCCCGTTAG
- a CDS encoding tRNA (cytidine(34)-2'-O)-methyltransferase: protein MPHLVFFEPRIPGNTGNAIRLAAVTGARLHLVEPLGFDLDEPKLRRAGLDYHDLAALEVHADLDAALASMPEARVFAFTTKATTRHTDVEYRPGDVLLFGPEPTGLPDDVLAHPRITDHVKIPMLPGRRSLNLTNSASIAIYEAWRQTGFAGGV from the coding sequence CTGCCCCACCTCGTGTTCTTCGAGCCGCGCATCCCCGGCAACACGGGCAACGCGATCCGGCTCGCGGCCGTTACCGGCGCGCGCCTGCACCTCGTCGAACCCCTGGGCTTCGACCTCGACGAGCCCAAGCTCCGCCGCGCGGGCCTCGACTACCACGACCTCGCCGCGCTGGAGGTCCACGCCGACCTCGACGCAGCCCTGGCCTCGATGCCCGAGGCACGCGTCTTCGCCTTCACGACCAAGGCCACGACCCGCCACACCGACGTCGAGTACCGCCCGGGCGACGTGCTGCTGTTCGGCCCCGAACCCACCGGCCTCCCCGACGACGTCCTGGCCCACCCCCGGATCACCGACCACGTCAAGATCCCCATGCTGCCCGGGCGCCGGTCGCTCAACCTGACCAACAGCGCGTCGATCGCAATCTACGAGGCGTGGCGACAGACGGGGTTCGCGGGCGGCGTGTGA
- a CDS encoding YcnI family copper-binding membrane protein, translating to MKRSPKLLTVAAATTLLLALGASGASAHVSVNPDTTTAGSYALLTFGVPHGCGESSTTKVSIQIPEPITSVTPTVNPGWDVEKVMVTLATPIDDGHGGQLTERVGEIVYTARTPLPDGYRDALVLSTKLPDAVGETLVFPTVQTCQEGESAWVQVAAEGEDPHDLDLPAPTLTITEAEEAHGDVETVSDAAASEAASADGTDDTADAAGSSDEPSSLPLVLSGVALVLGAAGLVLGGAAFARRPKA from the coding sequence ATGAAGCGTTCACCGAAGCTCCTCACCGTCGCCGCGGCGACGACCCTGCTCCTCGCGCTCGGCGCGAGCGGCGCGTCCGCCCACGTGTCGGTCAACCCCGACACGACCACCGCGGGCTCCTACGCCCTCCTGACGTTCGGCGTCCCGCACGGCTGCGGCGAGTCGTCGACGACGAAGGTCTCGATCCAGATCCCCGAGCCGATCACGAGCGTGACCCCCACGGTCAACCCCGGCTGGGACGTCGAGAAGGTCATGGTGACCCTCGCGACCCCGATCGACGACGGTCACGGCGGCCAGCTCACCGAGCGCGTCGGCGAGATCGTCTACACCGCGAGGACGCCGCTGCCCGACGGGTACCGGGACGCCCTCGTCCTGTCGACCAAGCTCCCCGACGCCGTCGGCGAGACCCTCGTCTTCCCGACCGTCCAGACCTGCCAGGAGGGCGAGTCCGCCTGGGTCCAGGTCGCGGCCGAGGGCGAGGACCCGCACGACCTCGACCTCCCCGCCCCGACCCTGACGATCACCGAGGCTGAGGAGGCGCACGGGGACGTCGAGACGGTCTCCGACGCGGCCGCCTCGGAGGCCGCGAGCGCCGACGGCACTGACGACACGGCCGACGCGGCCGGGTCGTCGGACGAGCCGTCGTCGCTGCCCCTCGTCCTGTCCGGGGTGGCGCTCGTGCTCGGTGCGGCGGGGCTCGTCCTGGGCGGCGCCGCGTTCGCCCGTCGCCCCAAGGCCTGA
- a CDS encoding carbohydrate ABC transporter permease produces MTTLATPGTPGHPGTAAGTTTSPALTPRRRRSKSSGMDLTWRGKVVRYVVLSLAAVVTIFPFYAMVVLSLKPAAAIQFPQSLIPTNLGFAAYDRVLGAGNIWTWFGNTLIYSVVSVVLVLAFSAMAGYAFAKKKFPGREAMFWSFLAMVMVPYHVTLIPTFILMAQVGGLDTYWGLILPTLANAQAVFLMRQFIMDMPDDLFEAAKLDGASEWRIFTRIVLPLCKPILATLGTFVFLWHWNDFLWPLIMGQGTDHWTLTVGIASLQQQDVPLNMILAGATISFVPIFAAYLVAQRYFQEGVTMSGIKG; encoded by the coding sequence GTGACCACGCTCGCCACCCCCGGCACCCCGGGGCACCCCGGGACCGCTGCCGGCACCACCACCTCGCCTGCCCTGACACCACGCCGCAGGCGCAGCAAGAGCTCGGGCATGGACCTGACGTGGCGCGGCAAGGTCGTGCGCTACGTCGTGCTGAGCCTCGCCGCGGTCGTGACGATCTTCCCGTTCTACGCGATGGTCGTCCTCTCGCTCAAGCCGGCCGCGGCGATCCAGTTCCCGCAGAGCCTGATCCCCACGAACCTGGGCTTCGCGGCGTACGACCGCGTGCTCGGCGCGGGGAACATCTGGACCTGGTTCGGGAACACGCTCATCTACTCGGTCGTGTCCGTGGTCCTGGTCCTCGCGTTCTCCGCGATGGCCGGCTACGCGTTCGCGAAGAAGAAGTTCCCGGGCCGCGAGGCCATGTTCTGGTCGTTCCTCGCGATGGTCATGGTCCCGTACCACGTGACCCTGATCCCGACCTTCATCCTCATGGCGCAGGTCGGCGGCCTGGACACCTACTGGGGCCTGATCCTGCCGACGCTCGCGAACGCCCAGGCGGTGTTCCTCATGCGGCAGTTCATCATGGACATGCCCGACGACCTCTTCGAGGCGGCCAAGCTCGACGGCGCGTCCGAGTGGCGCATCTTCACGCGCATCGTGCTGCCGCTGTGCAAGCCGATCCTCGCGACGCTCGGCACGTTCGTCTTCCTGTGGCACTGGAACGACTTCCTGTGGCCGCTCATCATGGGCCAGGGCACCGACCACTGGACCCTGACCGTGGGCATCGCGTCGCTGCAGCAGCAGGACGTGCCGCTCAACATGATCCTCGCCGGCGCGACCATCTCCTTCGTGCCGATCTTCGCCGCCTACCTCGTGGCCCAGCGCTACTTCCAGGAAGGCGTCACCATGTCCGGAATCAAGGGATAG
- a CDS encoding hydroxyacid dehydrogenase encodes MSRTTSVVSVSPALRAEFFTPAAWETLTALTDVVLVDDPATLGATLDARTGAAPSGLSRAQVLVISWGTPRLDAALLDRLPGLRLVAHTGASVKPFVTPELFARGVRVTQAGQGMAQSVGEVSVVFAMALLHQLPRFHHGLASGASWEDAEDAPPRFEIAGTRVGVIGASRTGRAAITMLRALGAEVVVADPTLSATDAQALGVTLLSLDDLLATSRITMLHAPTLPETHHLVGARELALMPDGAGLVNTARSWLTDEEALLREVASGRIDAALDVFDAEPLPVDHPLRTLPNVLLTPHHAAATVQGRLRQGSIVVEEIARFLAGDPLQHEVDEAALTQMG; translated from the coding sequence ATGAGCCGCACCACGAGCGTCGTCAGCGTCTCCCCCGCGCTGCGGGCCGAGTTCTTCACGCCCGCGGCATGGGAGACTCTGACGGCGCTGACCGACGTCGTCCTCGTCGACGACCCGGCCACGCTGGGCGCGACGCTCGACGCCCGGACCGGTGCTGCGCCGTCGGGCCTCTCACGTGCTCAGGTGCTCGTCATCTCGTGGGGCACCCCGCGCCTCGACGCCGCGCTGCTCGACCGCCTGCCGGGCCTGCGGCTGGTCGCGCACACGGGCGCGAGCGTCAAGCCGTTCGTCACGCCCGAGCTGTTCGCGCGCGGCGTGCGCGTGACGCAGGCCGGGCAGGGCATGGCGCAGTCGGTCGGCGAGGTGTCGGTCGTGTTCGCCATGGCCCTGCTGCACCAGCTCCCGCGGTTCCACCACGGCCTCGCGTCGGGCGCCTCGTGGGAGGACGCCGAGGACGCGCCACCGCGGTTCGAGATCGCGGGCACGCGCGTCGGCGTGATCGGCGCGTCCCGGACCGGGCGCGCGGCGATCACGATGCTCCGCGCGCTCGGGGCCGAGGTCGTGGTCGCGGACCCGACGCTGTCGGCCACGGACGCCCAGGCGCTGGGCGTCACGCTCCTGAGCCTCGACGACCTGCTCGCGACGAGCCGCATCACCATGCTCCACGCACCCACGCTGCCCGAGACGCACCACCTCGTCGGGGCGCGCGAGCTCGCGCTCATGCCCGACGGCGCCGGGCTCGTCAACACCGCCCGGTCCTGGCTGACCGACGAGGAAGCCCTGCTGCGCGAGGTCGCGAGCGGACGGATCGACGCTGCGCTCGACGTGTTCGACGCCGAGCCGCTGCCCGTCGACCACCCGCTGCGGACACTGCCGAACGTGCTCCTCACGCCGCACCACGCCGCCGCGACGGTCCAGGGGCGGCTGCGGCAGGGGTCGATCGTGGTCGAGGAGATCGCGCGCTTCCTGGCGGGAGATCCGCTGCAGCACGAGGTCGACGAGGCTGCGCTCACCCAGATGGGCTGA
- a CDS encoding NAD-dependent epimerase/dehydratase family protein has protein sequence MSSTSPSPLPAAAVAPAGASAVGRSAGPSSLAELEDLLTTPSPALVADMAARSGDLVVLGAGGKMGPSLTVLARRALDAAGRTGDAVHAVSRWSDPAQADHLRDAGVHVVTADLMTGDPAVLAGLPDGADVVYMVGAKFGTSSAPSLAWAANAALVSDVARRYADSTIAAFSTGNVYPLVPVSSGGCSEDDPTGPVGEYAMSCLGRERLFQHAALTRGTKVANIRLNYAVDLRYGVLCDVAAPILAGEPVDLTTSHVNVVWQGYANEVALRALGHASSPAFTVNLTGPETASVRRLAGLLGAGLDRDVSFTGAEAGTALLNDASLCHELFGYPDVSLRTLVDWQAQWLAAGLPTSGKATKFTVRDGKF, from the coding sequence GTGTCTTCGACCTCACCCAGCCCCCTGCCCGCCGCCGCCGTCGCTCCTGCCGGCGCCTCGGCCGTCGGGCGCTCCGCCGGTCCCTCCTCGCTCGCCGAGCTCGAGGACCTTCTCACCACGCCCTCGCCCGCGCTCGTCGCGGACATGGCCGCCCGCTCGGGCGACCTGGTCGTCCTGGGCGCGGGCGGCAAGATGGGCCCGAGCCTCACGGTCCTCGCCCGGCGCGCGCTCGACGCCGCAGGCCGCACGGGCGACGCCGTCCACGCGGTCTCGCGCTGGTCGGACCCGGCCCAGGCCGACCACCTGCGCGACGCGGGCGTGCACGTCGTGACGGCCGACCTCATGACGGGCGACCCGGCCGTCCTGGCCGGCCTGCCCGACGGCGCCGACGTCGTCTACATGGTCGGCGCCAAGTTCGGCACGTCGTCGGCCCCCTCGCTCGCGTGGGCCGCGAACGCCGCGCTCGTGAGCGACGTCGCGCGCCGCTACGCGGACTCGACCATCGCCGCGTTCTCGACCGGGAACGTCTACCCCCTCGTGCCCGTGTCCTCGGGCGGCTGCTCCGAGGACGACCCGACGGGTCCGGTCGGCGAGTACGCCATGAGCTGCCTCGGGCGCGAGCGCCTGTTCCAGCACGCGGCCCTCACGCGCGGCACCAAGGTCGCGAACATCCGCCTCAACTACGCGGTCGACCTGCGCTACGGCGTGCTGTGCGACGTCGCGGCGCCGATCCTCGCGGGCGAGCCGGTCGACCTGACCACGAGCCACGTCAACGTCGTGTGGCAGGGCTACGCGAACGAGGTCGCGCTGCGCGCGCTCGGCCACGCGTCGTCCCCCGCGTTCACGGTCAACCTCACGGGTCCGGAGACCGCGTCGGTGCGTCGCCTAGCAGGGCTGCTCGGCGCGGGCCTGGACCGCGACGTGTCGTTCACGGGCGCCGAGGCGGGGACGGCCCTGCTCAACGACGCGAGCCTGTGCCACGAGCTGTTCGGGTATCCCGACGTCTCGCTGCGCACGCTCGTCGACTGGCAGGCGCAGTGGCTCGCCGCGGGCCTGCCCACGAGCGGCAAGGCCACCAAGTTCACCGTGCGCGACGGGAAGTTCTGA